A single Vanacampus margaritifer isolate UIUO_Vmar chromosome 7, RoL_Vmar_1.0, whole genome shotgun sequence DNA region contains:
- the dchs2 gene encoding protocadherin-23 isoform X1 has product MYHQSTSTLLILAFLCAPSWAEVCNLTLYIPEGLPAHTVVGDLATGLSGPTVGFFISESRDSHVFRDLEIDPDTGIISTTTVLDRETRGSYEFVAATLAGEVVRVCINVVDVNDHSPAFPSKEVDLRVSELSPPGSRFLLQGARDQDEGEFGTQGYRIREPDMGELFRLEQRGASENHLSLDLVLDRRVDREARDFYTLTVEAFDGGIPAQIGRLRVNIRVLDENDNPPVFNHSKYDTSVPENAPVGSSVCRVHATDQDQGENARVSYEINRRQSDGDDFFTVDEITGVVFLNKTLDFEAQAFHKLMVTARDNGAQPESSSTLVVVKVQNVNDNSPTISVLFLSENGDALVSEAAGIGDYVARISVSDPDGQGETVSARLEGGDGKFALKQTDDFLYALFVCAQLDREEKDLYQLKIHASDFGSPPLSSETGLLVKVADANDCAPVFEKDTFVVRISEDAPKGTSVIQMEAQDSDQGVNGDITYSVLKSDWDCPVSVDTESGLVFTTGDLDWEKQPEVCLFLVVAEDGGLAALSSSATVSLVLEDVNDNQPVFQQRLYNASVMEHSTAGTCFLQVVANDADGPEFNVLVYSLPDDFEESNQNQNLFYINSRTGELCVSRDIDRDAGQTVHDILVRAEDTGGLHAHTYVHVEIQDLNDNAPVFNPEHYATSISSHAPPGTEILGVVASDADAGHFGHVTYHILPGDLSALFAIDEQTGMLYLASSLTHLGAGSIKLGIAAQDGRGMSSVRPAEVTVDILTSVHAPAVFQTSRYAFSVPEDAPPGTSVGTVRATNPSDSAESVSYRISSGDPQGLFTVDAKSGLISTVKPLDHETLPYALLFLQAYAQSSPVYGGTRVNVTVADVNDAPPVFLKVRDDAFVSENTTPGTTVYIAHAHDDDSGVNGRVTYHLRGRYAGVFAVDTNLGTVTLNQSLKADNSESPILLEILAEDGGDPPRSATLTLTVNVDRAAQGDGLAFETLVYQVEIGESYHRDSRVIQVRAHHIHGASSKTAALVYSLDEEAGLPPFPFRIHPGSGWLYLSDDLDYERESAYRFRVVATSDEANATAAVVVLVLDVNDNSPLFSRPTFYLVLPEGPSPQGLVGQVMAADRDSGKNARLSYILLSDGKFFRINAETGEIVNWVELDREQHSQHTLHVMVADQGSPRRNATATVHILVTDVNDNAPQFTHLPASKERNVQISSGISTGSLVTNVFAKDLDAGENGTVILSLLTVGTEGQHLKHFEIDGKSGDIRTTSLFKRSAETTYILQVTARDGGSPPLEDAALIRVQVYGSEDQSGQTSPIVVRRFWVREDDPPGTVIGSANMVSPRKKVSYSITNGDGDSRFGVNSQSGDIYVYQPLDFEATAQYLLTVLAEDDAGGNVTTHVFVTVEDVNDHPPWFPDKMIVFALREDAILGSLAFAFCARDEDGTYPNSALRYSLASSPGFPFHMDPRTGRLMVAAPLDREARTAYAFTVTASDQAERRGERRHASVAARVFLLDANDNRPTFQSADVVQVAEDAAEGSLLHHFVAVDADERENGTVSYIILAGNQRGLFTLEEKTGLLRLSAPLDFETARFHRLNVGAVDAGLPPLSSSHMLTIEVVDVNDLPPVFTRDVYVASVAENREPGETVVQVSATDDDSEENAVVWYTLLPGPGYEHFSINPYSGLITTSAFLDREQQPHFTLRVQARDSGPQPLSGIATVLCSVLDDNDNPPGFSQSSFQISLPENLPPGVVHTTRASDPDVGENGTIGYSILGEDHGIFAIDSRSGAIKTLQILDREDRQNYTLTIQARDGGPAPLSSTTQLQLLLLDQNDNAPAFTLDRYHASISEGLPAGAAVLTVTALDPDHESNGDVTYSLTGDGSQGAFTIDATTGTIWTTETLDRETRDQFSFQVQATDGGTQGPLSSLVSVIVLVDDVNDNAPACENNPVNAIVSAEMLPNRVVATVTAKDADLGPNGTVHFSLPDGNENLFDINGETGEISMRRRARAGFSGRKLRVAVSDRGNPALTSSCLVFVHLKGEIEDLQFTHKVYNATVTENSKAGTWIATVDAGDQSDDQLERISYAVFPEDDDGVFSIDPHTGEIRVAKDNALDFETSPRVELVVLAENGRRTAHCKVVVTLQDANDNAPVFQRDAYRTAVWEGLVRNTYVMQVFAHDADSRANGQIDFSIISGNHNDAFILDSVSGILATNAMLDREITSSYKLVVQASDKGNPLLNSSAIIWLQVVDVNDNSPAIPPMEPVLISENLPAGYVVTQVTANDVDLGPAITFSFAGDAAAEGAFAVDRYTGVVTLTQALDFEEEAELTLTIWASDSLHRTTGELKIQVLDVNDNSPVFNQVSYQVELSELALADTFVLNVSAADRDSGLNGKITYRLLSSLLQGFSVQAHTGSIFTNKPIKATANSNPVRLLVEARDGGDPVLSTVTSVDVLILDSNDHTPLFPQDVYTVTVSEDAPIAATILTIFASDKDRSPENTHLDYALVAGNEERRFCLEVKTTQVENRMKNVGQLVLCGPLDRETVKNYALTVRVSDRGTPRLSSSADVLVTVSDCNDNAPVFASAEFHVLVSENSHPGTSLVQVNATDPDAGVNGLLRYDIISGNSGGRLKLDPESGLLVVNTSLDYEEDSEYTLTIQVSDGCDSTEDRKVGFGMVFITVLDENDNSPFFLFPTLNCSVLENLPAFAHVCSVRGVDKDVGAYGQLTYSVLSSCFEDFDGVARKESALAVDPRTGNVHTRQTLDYERDGEYCLVVEARDKGDKAATVKVYVSVKGVDEFSPLFTQKQYHFLLPRDAKPGDTVGYVMALDQDGGADGVVEYSLLDLPPFFSINKTSGAIYASGPVFRRRGGEDVLELAVSARSPRPGSRTTSSQVYVNVSSSTEAVVGLPLVGHMLSLSISLAVVLLILVIFVGLVLRSKLKEAGPKKATTNLNQLDRVFSLQDMKPGILIQNCDPSKRHTPSNWSGRGSAEGETAEDQEIKWINEYPCCEQDEKRTLENPDRDATSCHSVDVGSGHFLSSGVCLVSGMASTESLHHFKEEGGGEGLLVRIRERNLEGKSANSLSSLECPDGGYTWDYLLDWEPCFQTLASVFTDIGMLPDQELQGGREDLAHPPPLITSVAQPGVRTVLPRKPSGAPNLGRRPSYPRYAYSPLARNTGLTPTAMTPTFSPSLSSLTIRTPSVSPIVSDAGVGGIRLDSGPLTASLLEAEIQV; this is encoded by the exons GCTTTCCACAAGCTGATGGTCACAGCCAGAGACAACGGAGCCCAGCCAGAGTCCAGCAGCACCCTGGTGGTTGTGAAGGTGCAGAACGTCAACGACAACAGTCCCACCATCAGCGTGCTCTTCCTCAGCGAGAACGGAGATGCGCTGGTCTCCGAGGCCGCCGGAATCGGAGACTATGTGGCCCGGATTTCCGTGTCAGACCCGGATGGCCAAGGAGAGACCGTGTCGGCCCGGCTGGAGGGCGGCGACGGGAAGTTCGCCCTTAAGCAGACGGACGACTTTCTCTATGCGTTGTTTGTCTGCGCCCAACTCGACAGGGAAGAGAAGGATCTTTACCAGTTGAAGATCCACGCTTCGGATTTCGGGAGCCCCCCTCTGAGCAGTGAGACCGGTCTTCTCGTGAAGGTGGCCGACGCCAATGATTGCGCGCCGGTTTTTGAGAAGGACACGTTTGTGGTTCGGATCTCCGAGGATGCCCCGAAGGGGACTTCAGTCATCCAGATGGAGGCCCAGGACTCGGACCAAGGAGTCAACGGTGACATCACCTACTCAGTCCTCAAATCCGACTGGGACTGCCCGGTCAGCGTGGATACGGAGTCTGGCCTGGTCTTCACAACCGGAGACCTGGACTGGGAGAAGCAGCCCGAGGTGTGTTTGTTCCTGGTGGTGGCAGAAGATGGAGGACTAGCGGCCTTGTCGTCCAGTGCCACCGTCAGCCTGGTGCTGGAAGACGTCAACGACAACCAGCCGGTCTTCCAGCAGAGACTCTACAACGCCAGCGTGATGGAACACAGCACCGCGGGAACCTGTTTTTTACAA gttgtGGCCAACGACGCGGACGGTCCAGAGTTTAATGTCCTGGTCTATTCCCTGCCTGATGACTTTGAGGAGTCGAACCAGAACCAGAACCTGTTCTACATTAATTCACGGACTGGAGAGCTGTGCGTCTCCAGGGACATCGATAGAGACGCCGGACAGACTGTCCATGACATCCTGGTCAGAGCAGAGGATACG GGGGGCCTCCACGCGCACACGTACGTGCACGTGGAGATCCAAGACCTCAACGACAATGCGCCGGTGTTCAACCCCGAGCACTACGCCACCAGCATCAGCAGTCACGCGCCGCCCGGCACAGAAATCCTGGGAGTGGTGGCCAGCGACGCCGACGCCGGTCACTTTGGCCACGTCACCTATCACATCCTGCCCGGCGACCTGTCTGCTCTGTTTGCCATCGATGAACAAACAG GAATGCTGTACCTCGCGTCGTCTTTGACCCACCTGGGCGCCGGTAGCATCAAGTTGGGCATTGCGGCACAGGACGGCAGGGGCATGTCATCGGTCCGACCGGCCGAGGTGACTGTGGATATCTTGACGAGTGTCCACGCTCCAGCTGTGTTCCAGACATCTCGCTACGCCTTCAGCGTGCCAGAGGACGCCCCGCCGGGCACCAGCGTGGGCACCGTGCGGGCCACAAACCCATCGG ACTCAGCAGAATCTGTATCCTACCGCATCTCCTCCGGCGACCCGCAGGGTCTATTCACCGTGGATGCCAAGTCGGGCCTGATCAGCACAGTGAAACCTCTGGACCACGAGACTCTACCGTACGCCCTGCTCTTCCTGCAAGCCTACGCACAATCCTCCCCGGTCTACGGCGGAACGCGGGTCAACGTCACGGTGGCTGACGTTAACGACGCGCCGCCCGTATTCCTCAAAGTCCGGGATGATGCGTTTGTTTCGGAAAACACCACGCCGGGCACCACGGTGTACATCGCCCACGCCCACGACGATGACAGTGGGGTTAATGGGCGCGTGACCTATCACTTGAGAGGTCGCTACGCTGGGGTCTTCGCGGTGGACACAAACCTCGGAACAGTGACGCTCAACCAAAGCCTGAAAGCAGATAATTCGGAAAG tccaaTTCTATTGGAAATCCTGGCCGAAGACGGCGGGGATCCCCCGCGCAGCGCCACCCTGACGCTAACCGTGAATGTGGACCGGGCCGCTCAAGGCGACGGCCTGGCCTTCGAGACGCTGGTCTACCAGGTGGAGATCGGCGAGAGCTACCACAGGGACTCCAGGGTGATCCAGGTGAGGGCCCACCACATCCACGGGGCCTCCTCCAAAACCGCAGCCCTGGTTTACTCCCTGGACGAGGAAGCGGGCTTGCCTCCATTTCCGTTTCGGATCCATCCCGGAAGCGGTTGGTTGTACCTCTCTGACGATCTGGACTACGAGCGGGAATCGGCCTATCGCTTCCGAGTGGTCGCTACGTCGGACGAGGCCAACGCTACGGCGGCGGTGGTGGTTCTGGTGCTGGACGTCAATGACAACTCGCCGCTTTTCAGCAGGCCCACGTTCTACTTGGTCCTGCCAGAGGGGCCGTCGCCTCAGGGTCTAGTGGGACAGGTCATGGCCGCCGACCGGGACTCTGGCAAAAACGCTCGGCTGTCGTACATCCTGCTCTCGGATGGGAAGTTCTTCCGCATCAATGCTGAAACGG GCGAGATTGTCAACTGGGTGGAGTTGGATAGGGAGCAGCACAGCCAACACACACTGCATGTAATGGTTGCCGACCAAGGCAGCCCGCGACGCAACGCCACCGCCACTGTCCACATCCTGGTCACTGACGTCAACGACAACGCGCCGCAGTTCACGCACCTGCCGGCTAGCAAGGAGCGCAATGTCCAG ATATCATCCGGAATATCAACTGGATCCTTAGTGACAAACGTATTTGCCAAAGACTTGGATGCGGGTGAAAATGGAACGgtcattttgtcattgttgaCTG TCGGAACAGAAGGTCAACATTTGAAACATTTCGAGATTGACGGTAAGAGCGGAGACATCCGGACGACGTCGCTGTTCAAGCGCAGCGCAGAAACGACTTACATCCTCCAAGTGACAGCCCGGGACGGCGGCTCGCCACCACTAGAGGACGCCGCACTCATTCGCGTGCAG GTGTATGGATCAGAGGACCAGTCCGGACAAACCTCCCCGATAGTCGTGAGACGTTTTTGGGTCCGAGAAGACGACCCGCCTGGCACTGTAATTGGTTCTGCAAACATGGTGTCCCCCAGAAAGAAAGTGAGCTACTCCATCACGAATGGCGACGGGGACTCCCGCTTCGGCGTCAACTCCCAGTCGGGCGACATCTACGTCTACCAGCCTCTGGACTTCGAAGCGACTGCCCAATATTTGCTCACTGTGCTCGCCGAGGACGACGCCGGCGGGAACGTAACAACGCATGTATTTGTGACTGTAGAGGATGTGAACGACCACCCACCGTGGTTTCCCGACAAAATGATAGTGTTCGCCTTGAGGGAGGACGCCATACTCGGGTCCCTGGCGTTTGCCTTTTGCGCCAGAGACGAGGACGGGACATACCCTAACAGCGCCCTGCGATACTCCCTCGCCTCGTCCCCGGGCTTCCCCTTCCATATGGACCCTCGGACCGGGAGATTGATGGTAGCGGCGCCGCTGGACCGGGAGGCCAGGACTGCTTATGCCTTCACCGTAACCGCCAGCGACCAAGCCGAGAGGCGGGGAGAGCGTCGGCACGCATCAGTGGCAGCGAGGGTCTTTCTGTTGGACGCCAACGATAATCGGCCCACGTTTCAGTCGGCGGATGTGGTCCAGGTGGCGGAAGATGCGGCGGAGGGGAGTCTGCTCCACCATTTTGTGGCGGTTGATGCGGACGAGAGGGAAAACGGGACGGTTTCTTATATCATTCTGGCGGGAAACCAGAGAGGGTTGTTCACTCTGGAGGAGAAAACAG GCCTCTTGCGACTCTCAGCACCGCTGGACTTTGAGACGGCGCGATTCCACCGGTTGAACGTGGGCGCGGTCGACGCGGGCCTGCCTCCGCTCTCATCCAGCCACATGTTGACCATAGAGGTGGTCGACGTCAACGACCTTCCGCCCGTCTTCACTCGTGACGTCTACGTCGCCAGCGTGGCTGAAAACAGGGAACCCGGAGAGACGGTGGTCCAAGTGTCCGCCACCGATGACGATTCAG AGGAGAATGCGGTGGTTTGGTACACTCTGTTACCCGGTCCTGGATACGAGCACTTCAGCATCAACCCGTACAGCGGCCTGATCACCACATCGGCCTTCCTGGACCGAGAGCAGCAGCCACACTTCACCCTGCGAG TCCAGGCCCGTGACAGCGGCCCGCAGCCCCTCTCCGGCATCGCCACGGTGTTGTGTTCGGTGCTGGATGACAACGACAACCCGCCGGGCTTCTCGCAGTCGTCCTTCCAGATAAGCCTTCCGGAAAACCTGCCGCCCGGCGTTGTGCACACAACCCGGGCGTCCGACCCAGATGTCGGCGAAAATGGCACCATTGGCTACTCTATCCTCG GCGAGGACCACGGCATCTTTGCTATCGACAGCCGCTCAGGGGCCATCAAGACCCTTCAGATTCTGGACCGCGAAGACCGTCAGAACTACACCCTGACCATCCAAGCCCGTGACGGGGGCCCCGCCCCGCTCAGCTCCACCACGCAGCTACAACTTCTCCTCCTGGACCAGAATGACAACGCCCCGGCGTTCACCCTGGACCGCTATCACGCCTCAATCAGCGAGGGTCTTCCGGCGGGAGCGGCGGTCCTGACCGTCACCGCCCTGGACCCTGACCACGAGTCCAACGGTGACGTGACGTACTCACTGACGGGAGATGGCAGCCAGGGAGCTTTCACCATCGACGCCACCACAGGAACCATTTGGACTACCGAGACCTTGGACCGGGAGACCAGGGATCAGTTCTCCTTCCAAGTCCAAGCGACAGACGGCGGAACCCAAGGCCCTTTGAGTTCACTAGTGTCTGTAATCGTCCTGGTGGATGACGTCAACGACAACGCTCCCGCCTGCGAGAACAACCCCGTCAATGCGATAGTCTCCGCCGAGATGCTTCCAAACCGAGTGGTCGCCACGGTGACGGCGAAAGACGCCGACCTCGGCCCCAATGGAACCGTTCATTTCTCCTTGCCCGATGGCAACGAGAACCTATTCGACATCAACGGAGAGACGGGAGAAATCTCAATGAGGCGGCGGGCGAGGGCGGGGTTCTCCGGTAGGAAGTTGCGGGTGGCGGTATCGGACCGTGGGAATCCCGCGCTGACGTCGAGCTGCCTGGTGTTTGTCCACCTCAAAGGAGAAATTGAAGACTTGCAATTCACGCACAAGGTCTACAACGCCACCGTCACGGAAAACAGCAAGGCAG GCACGTGGATCGCAACGGTTGACGCCGGCGACCAATCCGACGACCAATTGGAAAGGATCTCGTATGCCGTATTCCCCGAGGACGACGATGGCGTGTTTTCTATTGACCCCCACACGG GTGAGATTCGAGTCGCGAAGGACAACGCATTGGACTTTGAGACGAGCCCCCGAGTGGAGCTGGTGGTCTTGGCAGAGAACGGGCGGCGGACAGCCCACTGCAAAGTGGTCGTCACCCTGCAGGATGCCAACGACAATGCCCCTGTCTTTCAACGGGACGCCTACCGGACTGCCGTGTGGGAGGGCCTAGTGCGGAATACCTACGTCATGCAG GTTTTTGCCCACGACGCCGACAGCAGGGCAAACGGCCAAATCGACTTTTCCATCATCTCCGGGAACCATAACGACGCATTCATCCTGGACTCCGTTAGTGGGATCCTCGCCACCAACGCCATGTTGGACCGCGAGATCACGTCTTCGTACAA GCTGGTGGTGCAAGCATCAGACAAAGGAAACCCTCTGCTCAACAGCAGCGCCATCATCTGGCTCCAGGTGGTGGACGTCAATGACAACAGTCCCGCCATCCCCCCCATGGAACCTGTGCTCATTTCTGAGA ATCTACCAGCGGGGTACGTGGTGACGCAAGTGACAGCAAACGACGTGGACCTCGGCCCCGCCATCACCTTCAGTTTTGCGGGAGATGCCGCCGCAGAAGGCGCCTTCGCTGTCGACCGCTACACCGGCGTGGTCACGCTGACCCAAGCTTTGGATTTTGAGGAAGAGGCTGAGCTCACGTTGACCATCTGGGCATCGGATTCCCTCCACCGGACCACGGGAGAGTTGAAAATCCAGGTGCTGGACGTCAACGACAACAGCCCCGTCTTCAATCAGGTCTCATACCAG GTGGAGTTGTCCGAGCTGGCTCTCGCGGATACGTTTGTCTTGAACGTGTCCGCCGCCGACCGGGACTCTGGACTGAATGGCAAGATCACCTACAGGCTGCTCTCGTCTCTTTTGCAAGGCTTTTCGGTCCAAGCGCATACTG GATCAATTTTCACCAACAAGCCCATCAAGGCCACTGCCAACAGCAACCCCGTTCGTCTTCTTGTCGAGGCCCGAGACGGAGGAGATCCCGTCCTCTCTACCGTCACCTCCGTCGACGTTCTGATTCTAGACTCCAACGACCACACGCCGCTCTTCCCCCAGGATGTCTACACCGTCACCGTCTCGGAGGACGCGCCCATTGCCGCCACAATCCTGACCATCTTTGCGTCTGACAAAGACCGGAGCCCCGAAAACACACATCTGGACTACGCCCTCGTCGCAGGAAATGAAGAGAGGCGTTTCTGCTTGGAAGTCAAAACGACACAGGTGGAGAACCGGATGAAAAACGTCGGCCAGTTGGTACTGTGTGGCCCGCTGGACCGCGAGACCGTTAAGAACTACGCGCTCACTGTGAGAGTATCCGATCGAGGGACGCCACGTCTCAGTAGCTCCGCCGATGTCCTGGTGACCGTCTCGGACTGCAATGACAACGCGCCGGTTTTTGCGAGTGCAGAGTTTCACGTTCTAGTCAGCGAAAACAGCCACCCGGGCACCAGCCTGGTGCAGGTCAATGCAACCGATCCTGATGCGGGAGTCAACGGTCTGCTACGCTACGACATCATCTCGGGGAATAGCGGAGGCCGCCTCAAGCTGGACCCTGAGTCTGGACTTTTGGTGGTCAACACCTCACTAGACTATGAGGAAGACTCCGAATACACCCTCACCATCCAGGTGTCTGATGGCTGCGACTCTACGGAAGATCGCAAAGTCGGGTTCGGCATGGTTTTTATCACAGTGTTGGATGAGAACGACAACAGTCCCTTCTTCCTGTTCCCGACGTTGAACTGCTCCGTGCTGGAGAACCTCCCGGCGTTCGCCCACGTTTGCTCCGTCCGCGGTGTCGACAAAGACGTGGGTGCCTACGGACAACTTACCTACTCCGTCCTGTCCTCctgttttgaagattttgatggGGTGGCAAGGAAGGAGTCCGCATTGGCTGTGGACCCCCGTACTGGTAATGTTCACACCCGGCAGACGTTGGACTACGAACGCGACGGCGAGTACTGCTTGGTGGTGGAAGCACGGGACAAAGGCGACAAGGCGGCGACGGTCAAAGTGTACGTTTCTGTCAAAGGAGTGGACGAGTTTAGTCCCCTCTTCACCCAGAAGCAGTACCACTTCCTCTTGCCCCGAGATGCCAAGCCAGGGGACACCGTCGGTTATGTGATGGCTCTGGACCAGGACGGAGGTGCGGACGGGGTGGTGGAGTACTCCCTTCTGGACCTACCGCCGTTCTTCTCCATCAACAAAACCTCCGGAGCCATCTATGCGTCTGGACCCGTGTTCCGTAGACGGGGCGGTGAGGACGTGCTGGAGTTGGCCGTGTCCGCTAGGAGTCCCCGTCCAGGGTCCAGGACGACTTCCTCTCAGGTTTACGTCAATGTCTCCAGCTCAACCGAGGCAGTCGTTGGGCTGCCGCTTGTCGGCCACATGCTCAGTCTGAGCATCTCTCTTGCCGTTGTCCTGCTGATCCTTGTCATCTTTGTCGGCCTGGTGCTCAGATCCAAACTCAAAGAGGCTGGTCCCAAAAAGGCCACCACCAACCTGAACCAACTGGACCGTGTCTTCTCTCTACAGGATATGAAACCTGGTATCTTAATCCAGAACTGCGATCCGTCCAAACGCCACACGCCGTCCAACTGGAGCGGCCGCGGATCGGCAGAAGGCGAGACGGCCGAGGACCAGGAGATAAAGTGGATCAACGAGTACCCCTGCTGTGAACAAGATGAGAAACGGACCTTGGAAAACCCTGACAGGGATGCCACGTCCTGCCACTCTGTGGATGTCGGGTCGGGACACTTTTTATCCTCCGGTGTGTGTTTGGTCTCGGGGATGGCCAGCACGGAAAGTCTGCACCACTtcaaagaagaaggaggaggggaGGGACTACTTGTACGGATTAGAGAAAGGAATTTAGAAGGGAAATCTGCAAATTCTCTGTCCTCCCTCGAGTGTCCGGATGGGGGCTATACGTGGGACTACCTGCTGGACTGGGAGCCTTGCTTCCAGACCCTGGCGTCGGTCTTCACGGACATCGGGATGCTCCCGGATCAGGAGCTCCAAGGGGGTCGCGAGGACCTAGCGCACCCGCCTCCGCTCATAACATCCGTGGCCCAGCCGGGGGTGCGGACCGTGTTGCCCCGCAAACCGTCGGGGGCACCCAACCTGGGGCGACGGCCCTCCTACCCCAGGTACGCCTACTCCCCCTTGGCCAGGAACACGGGGCTCACGCCGACGGCCATGACGCCAACATTCTCCCCTTCGCTGTCGTCACTCACCATCAGGACCCCCAGTGTCTCTCCGATCGTATCTGAcgccggggtggggggtatcAGGCTGGACTCGGGGCCCCTCACCGCAAGCCTGTTGGAGGCAGAAATCCAAGTATGA